The following DNA comes from Malania oleifera isolate guangnan ecotype guangnan chromosome 12, ASM2987363v1, whole genome shotgun sequence.
CTCCCTCATAGTCACTCTCACGGAGAAACCTCTCTAGTGTCCAGTCTCCCTCACTCCAGCAGAGCTGTAGAGTGCAGTCTGCAGACGTCTCTCCACCAATTCCTAATCTtttatgttgtttttttttttaaatgtcattttatatgaaatatttaaaaaaattaaaataaataaattatattttttaaacgagTGACCCATTTATAATCTGTTTATTATATAGGTAGGTTTGCGTTTACGTAGCAATGATCcgttaataaacgggtcaacGCGAACTCGAACTCGAACTCGTACCCGTTTAACCATGACCCGTTTATGACTTGTCCAAATTCGGCCCATTAACTCATTTTGCCACCTCTACTAGTGAGGATCTACACGTCAGTCTGTATCATCACAGCCTGTGAAACTAAGCATTTCCTTTtagatttttagttatttttagtTACTCTTCATAAATTTTTGTTTCACTTCTAAAAAATTCATACATCAAAGTAGGAACAAATAACAAAAATTTAGAGGCAAAACATGTCCCAATAACCTAATTTTGGTTTTTCAACTAATTTCTTCAACCAAAGCAACATGAGACTGAAGAACACCGAATTCATGCTCATGAAgattgaaataaataaattagatCATTAATTTTGTCAGTCGGAAGATCCACCAGTGCCTTTCTAGAATATGCATCCTGAGCCCTCAAATCGATAAGTTTctttaataaaattgaaaatatcaaTGTAAAATTAATTCTTACAAATCATCAAATTTATCATCAAAAAGATTTATCACTACCTTACCTTATTCATAAACGTACTCCTTAAGTGATTGAATTGACAAATCTCTTTAAGGACATAAAAGATCAACAAAAATATATCTTTTACGAATCACAAAATTTGTCATCTAAAAGATCCAACATCACCTCATTTTGGaacatttttaaagaaaattgaaGTAAAGAAATTTTTATCTTCATTCTAAAGAATATTCatgctattttttttatttaatataaaaaattcagcTTCTTggtctttttttttcttccaatcTTAATTTTGAACGCACCAAATTTGCGGGTACATTGTccatttagaaaaaaataataagttgCCTACAATACTTTGTAGGAATTTATAATCATTTCACTTTTAACCTGCTTTTTCTTATCTTGATAAgaagattaagtaaattatatgctagcatttttaatatttcaaaatttattattaagaTGTTACTTTTaactttatttaattttatattttagtttttgtTAGTTTTAACACTAAACTTTTTCAAGGAAAGTTTAATATttgggaaaggaaaagaaaatattaaggaattcacatttttatgtttggttgtcaaggaaagtgaaaaagaaaatgataaaaaaatatctaatttatgaacaaaaaatttgattttacatatttgatatttagtttttcctaatttttaatcttattaaaacaaactttcattttttatagtattttatatataaaaaaaatagaaaggaaagttttctccttattttcctttcatttcctttgtccaaacaaaatccttgatccaaatggaccctttaagaaagggaaaaaattttcttaattattgtagaaaaaaaaaatcatcaatgtAAGGAAGAGAGAATTACGTAAAAGGGAGGATAACGCAAAAGTAATTCGGAGGTAAGCATATAAGCAAATGAAACATTTACACCAAAAACTCCTTTTCAATCTCTATGAAGATATGGTAACAATATACCTAGaaaaaaacctaaaaaatgaGTCCAACAAGAAATCTTGAAAGTAAGCTTATCTCAAAGGAAATGTATAAATTTATTTTGTcgttgaaaatttttaaattctttttaatcatattaaaaataatttcGGTAGCATTTaatatcaagaaaaaatataataaaaagtgagttttcatcttcttctttttttctttaaacttttttttaacaaaatcatTAATCTAAACTAACCTTTTTATCTTTTTGTTCTACTCTCTTTCATCATGTGCATGTAATAATATTGTAAGgtcaaattcaaaaaaatattagatACATAAGGTGTATACATCAGATTTAATATGATTTTATCACGTGCAAAAAAAATTGCCTAGATTAGTTAAAACACATACACATGACTAAATCATAATAAATTTGATGTATATACCCAATATATCTAATAATTTTTTGATCATATTCATCCAACATAATAATAGGGTATATTTGGCGAAAAATATGGTGTTGGTtttaattatacatatatatatatatatatataaattatattatttcatGAGTCCCTTTTCATTAATCATTTGAacgatgaaaaagaaaaaaattagagTAAGGTGAGTTAATTGCACACACCGTGCACGTGCACTGACGTCGAACAATTTCCCCAACCACAAACATTTTTCTTCACTTAACGACGACGTATGGAAAACTTCAAGAAACACCCGACCCCGACCGGTCGACAGAGTCGCGGAAGGAATAGACAAAGAAAAAGAACAGGTGAAAAGCGAGATGACGCTCTCTCACAGAAATGCTTCAGCGCGGTTTCGCCTATCGTTTTCCCAATTTCACTCAGCCTCAAGTGAGGAATCCACACTGTCATCGTGACCCAACGACCACGTTAGCGGCACAAATGTCAATGCCACTCTATGCTCCGCGCCTATTTAAATCGCCGATCCCTAGCTCCCCTCCGCCGCATCCTCCTCTCCGTCCACCGCACGCTCGCCTCCGTCGTTGCCGTCGTCGCCATGGACCACACCGCGCAAGACCGCAGCTCCGACGACACGCCGCCATTCAATCCTTTGGAGCCGGCACCGCCCGTGGCCTTCCCCGTCAAAACCCTGGAGGACCTCGAGTCGCGGTCCTACTTCGAGTCCTTTCACTTTCCGTTCAACAAGGCCACGGTGCCGCTCGCCCCCGGTGCTAAGTTGCCGGAACGCGGGAGGATTCTGGTGTGCCACGACATGGCAGGAGGGTACTTGGACGACAAGTGGGTTCAGGGAGGGAGCAACGAAGAGGCGTATGCGATTTGGCATTGGTATTTGATTGATGTGTTCGTTTATTTTTCGCACAATCTGGTTACGCTGCCGCCTCCGGGTTGGACCAATGCCGCTCACAAGCACGGGGTCAAGGTATGGGGCAGTGATTGTATTGATTCTTTCTTATTTTCAGTTTTCAGTCGTGCGAGGCTAAGCTAAAGATAACTTGTGTTGCTTGAATTGCCCAATACTTGTCTTACTTGAATTATGTAAGGGTTAGGAGACAGTTGACTTTTTTCTTGCTACTTTTTGAATTTTCATTAGAGGCGCTTAAACAGAGTGATGTAATTCAGGGAAATTTTTTagctaaatttaaatttgagCTGTTTAATAGGAATTGATTTTATTACTTTGTAGAAAGTCTATTGGCCTTCCGTCTTGTTTCATTTGTTTGTGAACTCAGCAACTGCTAGACAGtaacatgcataaaaataaagCATTTATAGATAGTAGGATTGTCCACATGCACAGGTTTcaatttcaaggaaaaatagtCTGCTACTATGCTCAGAGATTTCATTATTGATTTAACGATAAAATTGTGCACTAATTATAATAGTTATTGTTTGGTGTGAGAAAATGGGCTGGCATGTTTCTCAGATATGCTTAAGAGTTGGGTTGCTGAAGATGAGAACCACTTGGCTTGATCTCTTTCTTCAAAATGTGGAAGAAGAATCTTCACACCTGGCTTTGTGCTTGGTCGGTTGAAACTCCTTGTTCCAGAGGCTTGGCTTGATTCGAAGAAGAGTTCGTTCTTCCTCTCTTTCCTAGAAAGGGCTAGTTTGAAGGAACTTCTAAGTATCTTGTGTGTCAAGTGGCTGTGTCCCTTCACCTAGCAAAAGGTGGGGTGGTTACAAGAGCGTGGTTACCATGCAAATTGACTTAAACTGCCCTTTGCTGCTAGTTTGTTTTAAATACTTGGAAATATACTTAAATGGATTTCCCACTTAACTATATCTTTGGATTTCTTGGGTATTGACTTTCATATGGCTTATTGAACTAGTGCAAATTAAACTAGTGGAAAAATTTCCATGCCTACACATACTTGTTACCATTTTTTATTTGTACATTTTTTCCCCAATTCACAAATGGGGTGGGCCTTGAAAAATTTCATACAACTTCTCCATCTCCTGCCCAGTGCTCTTATGGAGTCCATGAATTATGAGGAGCACTTGAGATTTACTAACATTTTTCTTACTACTTCGGTAGCTTAACTGACTCTGCATCAAATATAAGGCTCTAGATTGATGAGAGATCTCTAGCATGCGGCATAAATATTTTTGACAGGTCTAGGACAATAGGGCTGTCGGGGAatgtagaagagagagaggaagatagAAGAGATTAGGGAGAGAAAATAAGGAAGAGAAGACGGAATGCTTACatgagaagaagaaaaggagaagaggaagaggaagaagtagattgaagaaggaaaagaagaatgTTGGTGGGAGAGGGGAGTGGGGGGTTTATTTCAATTGAAAACTGCACATTAACTGCAGAACACACATAACAGATTAACAGGGTATTTATACGCCCAACATTAAAAGTAAAGCACATAATTACAAAACAAAACCTAAGAACTAAAAATACTCATAATAATCCTAAAGtaacaaaaaatttaaatatatagctCCAATATAAATGCCTAAAATTCTCCTTAGATGGTCCTCTATCACCATTGGTTATAATATTTCTATTTGACTAATGAGTGGGTGAAGTTATATCTATgatcaattttatttattttttctttttttgtgtttttaacgAGGCTCAGACCttgttttatttataataaatgTTGATTCTAGCACTTGTCAAGTTTTAGGTGTTGGGAACTTTCATCACTGAAGGGGATAAAGGGACGACTGTCTGTGATAAACTCCTCTCTACAAAGAGATCTGCTCAAATGTATGCAGAGCGCTTGACAGAGCTCGCCGTTTCTTTGGGTTTTGATGGGTGGCTGGTAATTCCTTAACATATCTGGATGATTTGCTTTTTCTACTTCGTGTTTCTGAAGTGAGACACGTGTCCAAACATGCACAGAGATTGATGAGTGACTTCACTGAGAGCATCTTCTATGCCTATTACTGATAATATAGATTAGAGTTGCCTATTTCTAGAAGGCCTTTTTCTTGCACTGTTCCTAttgatgattcatggattattATGTGCAGCTTAATATGGAGGTTGAATTGGATGTTGCACAGATCCCTAATTTAAAAGAATTTGTCAGTCATTTAACACAGACCATGCACTCTGCTATTCCCAGATCTCTAGTCATATGGTGAGTGTTGAATGCACTTGGGCTCATAAGTATCTGATAATGAGGACATTTTTACTTTAACTCATTGTTTGATCACTGTACAGGTATGATGCTGTTACCATTGATGGTGAGCTTATTTGGCAAAATGAACTGAATGAGGATAACAAACCTTTCTTTGATATATGTGATGGAATTTTCACTAATTATGCATGGGAGGTACCGTATCACttattctccctttttttttttttagggaaatTTGGATGATAAGAGAAATCTCCTTTTCAGAATTTGATTATGTAGTACCATTCTTTATACTTGCTTTCTTTCTCACCATGTAGGAAGATTATCCAAAGCGTTCAGCAGCAGTTGCTGGCAGTAGAAAATTTGATGTCTACATGGGTATTGACGTCTTTGGAAGGAACACTTATGGTGATGGACAATGGAATGTATGCACTCATCTAACTTATGATATGCATTCTCTTTACACAGTAGTCTTTTGTGTAGTGATCTGTAGCTTGTGTGAAAGCGGTGCTAATGTGTAACTGGTATTTGGTAGTGAGATATCAGACATTTCAGATTAACAGTCAAACATATGTTCGTTTGGTTTGAGGAAATCATGTAATCTTTAGACACTGAATATGAGCCATTAAGGCTACAACTCATTATGCATAATAGTGTTGATCATTTAGTTTCATAGTAAGGGTGAAGATCTGTGAAAGCAAATCGAGCATGACTGCATGAGGAGCATTGCATGGCTTCAATTGTTTGATGTGTATTGAAGGAACTTGTTATGCATATCTAAACTTGTACTGCTGTGTTGGCCTTGAGCTagaatagaaaattcaaaaaatactttAGAGATGTAATCATTTACATAATGCTTTTTTTCAAatgttatttatttttctctttctactgcttcaaaattttatgttttttccccttctttttatGTTACTTTTTTCCTTTATATTTTGTTCGTGAATTCTGCAGTTTCTGAATGTATGAGAACTCAAATTATTTCCATAAATGCTTACCGATTGTATTTGATGCTTTTGTGGTGGTTCATTGGTACTCGTGCAATACCTTGTTATGGTTTTCCTCTTTTATTATGTTTGTCTATGAGGCGGTAACTGTGTTTTTTTCACTGATATGTAACATGTTATTTACCAAATTTATGGGATCTTTATCAGCAGTTTTAGTAGTAAAAgtgaattattatatatttatatcaatttttaaggaaaatatttGGATATGTTTTAAACTATTATAGCTTTTTGAATGTTAGACCAATGTCGCACTTGATGTGCTAAAGAAGGATAATGTATCAGCTGCCATATTTGCTCCTGGATGGGTTTATGAGACTAAACAGCCACCAAATTTCCAGACTGCTCAGAACCGGTAATGCATTTTTAACTTGTTACAAAATGTCACATGTGCATGTGCACACACAAAGCCATCTGCATGCAGGTGGTTTGACCTATAATTTCGCTCTCCCCCTCCCTGCCTCACTCTCCAAACCACCCAAAAGACACCTCTTGGATGAATATTGGATATGAACATTTTCTTGAACATGAGttttggcccacaacctaaaagGTAGAGGGCACCTTTGAGTACCTTACATTCTCTCTCAATAATTATTTGAGTAAAAAGATGGTTGACATATTTAGCATATAATTGTATCCTGTTTTGGGCTTTGGTGATTTGATATCCCATTATTGTTTATCTTTAATTTCATGCATGGAATTCATGTTGTTTTTATAATGGCAAAAAGAAGAATATGAGTAGatcttttatttttatacaaTCTTCAACATTATAATTTGTGGGTGCTTATTCTTCTCAATTTTTATGGCAACAAGTATTTGTTTCCCTTTAGAGGTTAAGGTTTCATTATTTTCTTGCCTTTTAACATCCTTTCTATACTAGGAAGTATTCAACGTTTTGCTTGTGTTTCTCATTGTTATAAGCAACAATATTGATTATcatctcttcatttttttttttttaatcatcttAGAAGCCATTTGGCATCACTATCAAAAGTTttgaaaacaacaacaataaaaccaagccttaattCCCACTGGGAgggatcggctatatgaatccattttcgccaatttatgcgattatgaatcatttcttttgacaaattcaaggATTTTAAATTCTTACTGACTttctcctcccaaattattttaggtcaaCCCTTACCCCTTCCACTGCCCCCCCagagtaactaagtcactcttcctcactggtgtactatgtggcttacgttgcaagtgtccataccatatgattaaaaattgaaaaatagcaacctatttgattaatattttcaaaactaaaactaatTAAAAACCTAATTGAACTCAggttcatttttgtccttgaatcaaatgaTAATTAAGAAACACAATTAAAAGAATATAAttcaaaattatataaattagaaaatatcatcatatataaatttttgaacaattgggtaaaatggaagacctaatcacaatgatagatctattcctttatttataatatatgtcaagtacataccaatgaccataatacccttactaactcacttATTAACATAATGCTAACATgttaataatgctaaatgacttaAATAACCATCAACTGTCCCCCTCAAGTTAGAGCATATATATTATATGCTtttagcttgttacaaatgaatttacgCATGCATCCCCAAGTATTTAGTAAATAAATCAACAAGCTACAAGtaagacttcacatgagtggtggtaatgagcttctccacaagtttctcccaaacaaagtggcaaACTCCTCCACAATGTGTTTTGTCCACTCATGGAAAATCGGGTTAGAGACAATATGAATTGAAGCTTGGTTATAATACATCAACTCCTTagattgagaatgtggaaaacctagttttCCTATCATGTTCTTCAGTCAAACGAGGTCACATGTAGTGTGAGTCATGGCCCTATGTCTGACTCAGCACTTGACCTGGCTACGacattttgtttcttactccGAGAAACCAAACTACCACTAGCAAAGATATAGTACTAAGCTGTGGATCTTTTGTTGATAGGTGACTTGGCCCAATTTACGTTTCTGAATATGAATGTGACCTtgatcctgatataagagacctaTTCCagatgcacctttgagatatcttaagatgcgaattactgcatcccaatgacttgttcaCAAAGAATTaagaaactgactcacaacacttgttgcaaaagatatatctgaCAGACTGGCCGCTTGACAATTCAACTTTCTAACGTGTCTCCAATATCACTAAATTCAGGTTCAGTTGCGATCTCTTTTCTACAATCATATATATAGTCCATAACAGAGACACATTCTATTTCATCCTTGATAAGCCATTTTGAGATTGGAAGTTCATATTATCCAAAATAAGAACTTGTTCTTCTCTTTAGATGGAAGATGATCTCATTATAACAGTTAGGGGAAAATCTGATAATACATACTTTTTATTCTAAACCAAAAAAGGGCTTGAGATTTACCTTATGTCGTTGGCAGTGCTGTATTCTATCCCACCACTCAGCTGCATAGGCAACAAGCATATAAGATGCAAACTTTGTCCTTTTTTTTGGTATCCCATTATAGACAAAATATAGATCAATATAATACAGTCAATCTATGAATTATCTCTTGGAAAAGTTACCATTGAAATAAGGGATATCCTAAAGACAAGGCATGGAAGCACTTGTAACATTCCCAAATTCATATCTTGTCAAGAATTAAAAATGTTGGCCCCAATTCAAATTTCTTCATGTCTCAGCAGTATTTCTGAATTTTTTGCTGATACTccaagaaaattccacttgtAAACTTGGAAAAGGGTGCTGGCACACTGAATTTATCCTCCAAAATATAtatcaaacaattgaagatggATTACTTCAGAATAACATCAAAATCTCATAAAGGAGAAGTTGTTTTTTCACAGTAAATCTCAGAAAAGGGTGCTGGCACacttaggggtgagcataattcaaggaaacccgaattaaccgaattaacagaccgaaattggtcggttcggttcggttaagaacaTAAGATCAGTCGGTTCGGTTGTGGTTTTACAAAGTTCGGTTAATCAGTTCggttaagaggaatgttaatttggttaaccaaaataaccgatttaataattaattaaaatttaaatgtaaattagtatatgttaatttgttaatatgttcaTTAGTATAtactaatttgttaatatgttaattagtatatgttaatttgttaatatgttaattagtatgtggtaaaaaaatctacaattatattacgtttttattaattaatttcaaattaattcggttaaccaaattacccgaaaaggtaatttgGTCGGGTTCGGTTTGGTTCGGTTCGGCCCCTCTATTTGGTCAGTTCAGTTAACAGTTCTCATTAactgaaaattttggttaattaaccgaatttggtcgaaccgaccgtttgctcacccctaggcACACTGAATTTATCCtccaaaatatatattaaacaattgAAGATGGATTGCTTCAGAATGGCATCAAAATCTCATGAAGGAGAAGTTGTTTTTTCACAGTAAATCTCAAATTATTGTGGCTGGGCTTCTGTCTGAATGTTGGTAGTCCTTCAAAACACTTAAATTTGCATTGACAGTCCAAGATCCAGAAGTATAGATCAAAATATCTTGAAGCCAactcaaaatatcataaaatatCCAAATATTATGGATAAATTCAATTTCTTGCGATTCTGGAAAGTGCAGGAGAATTCTGGAACTGTCCACATGTGCATCACCGGTGCGTAGGCGCATATGCTGCCTGTGAGCTCTTCTGGTGATGATTTCAAGCTGATAGTAGATCTCAGGGTGGTCAATCTGCTGATGGTGGAGGTTTGTCAAAGTAACTCCAGGAGATTTGGAGCTTTGAAGGGTGGTCAGCTGAGAGATTTTCTGGTGGTGCATGGTGTCACCCCCCTGGTTGGATGAAAGTGAAATTGCAGGGGGGGGCCGTTCAGGGGGTTCTGTTAGTGATGGTGAAGGTGGTGTCATACTGTCTGCAAAAGGGTGTTCAAAATTGGGGGGCATGATTGTAATTTTATGGGTGAGTAGCAGATGATAACTAGTGCTTTGAGCCTCCAAATTTCTTTGATTTGTGTGTAAATTGTTTGAATTCTCTAGTTTGAAGCAATATGGGTAGAAATTGGAAGAGAATAGAAGGAATGACAAATATGGTTATAGCCTTCTGGTGTTCAATGTTGGCAACTAAATGATGGAACAGCAGCAACAATGAAGCCTGGGTATGAATCGAAGTTTGCCATGGTATcaaattgatgtaggacaagtaCTGAAGATAAAAAATGGAGAGAGAAagaagtaagggaaagaaagagagagaagaagaagaagaagaagaagaagaagaagaagaagaaagaacagGGGAGAAGGAAAGAAAGCAGCAACAGGTTAGACAGAAATTAGAAGACAGTAGAGAGTTGGATAAAGAATAGAGAAGAACtgaaggagaagaaagaagaagaagaagaagaagaagaaaggaggaggaaGAAAAGGTAGAAGAttgtaatcaaaaaaaaaaaaaaaaaagaagaaggaaaggagAGGGAGAGTctgcacgagagagagagagagagagagattgaacaGGAAATCTGGATTCAAATCTGATAATTGTTCGCTAATACAGTAATACTTCAGACATCCAACAATACAATtgaaacaaataattacaaaacaACCCGAAACTACTTAACGTATACAAGTAAccctaatataattaaaattgtaaCAAAATCCCTAatttctaaatcttcaaataaaatATGTTCCTTAAGAATTATCCACAAGTGATCctccatcatatatatatatatatgtatatgtatgtgtgtatgtatgtatgtgttacCTCAAGTATACGTTAGTCCATTTCTCTGAGGCCAAGTCCCTTCTGTACTGCATTGCTTTTAATCAAATTTTCATGAGGTTATTAATGGTTCAATGGCCTTTGTCACTTTGATTTTGCAGTTGGTGGTCCCTTGTTGAGAAATCCTGGGGATTGGTACAAAATTACCCCAAAGCACTGCCTTTCTACTCAAATTTCGATCAGGTTGCAACCTTATGGCATTCATCTCTTTGTTTCTCCTGCTGTAACATAATATGTTGTTTTGTTCTTATAAGAAAAGCCCTTCGCATATATTTGGACGTCGTCTTTGAAAGTGATTTATAGTTTTTAATAATTGGATCTGTTGCCTAATAACTTGTGTGATGGTAGCTAACTAGTCAAGGGTTTTGAATCATCCTCTTTGAAAATTTTCCGTTTTCCTCAATTGCCACC
Coding sequences within:
- the LOC131144228 gene encoding cytosolic endo-beta-N-acetylglucosaminidase 1-like, which codes for MLRAYLNRRSLAPLRRILLSVHRTLASVVAVVAMDHTAQDRSSDDTPPFNPLEPAPPVAFPVKTLEDLESRSYFESFHFPFNKATVPLAPGAKLPERGRILVCHDMAGGYLDDKWVQGGSNEEAYAIWHWYLIDVFVYFSHNLVTLPPPGWTNAAHKHGVKVLGTFITEGDKGTTVCDKLLSTKRSAQMYAERLTELAVSLGFDGWLLNMEVELDVAQIPNLKEFVSHLTQTMHSAIPRSLVIWYDAVTIDGELIWQNELNEDNKPFFDICDGIFTNYAWEEDYPKRSAAVAGSRKFDVYMGIDVFGRNTYGDGQWNTNVALDVLKKDNVSAAIFAPGWVYETKQPPNFQTAQNRWWSLVEKSWGLVQNYPKALPFYSNFDQGHGYHFSIGGEQVSKATWCNLSCQGFQPFLKFSGDSTTDTIQVLVDFKEASYSGGGNITFKGNLEGRTHFMARLFQGDLLVGESPIHFVYSVKTKWSSMLGLVLDFSSTSKERQSVFLASWGSALPTMNQFASRFSKVIMPHRVTKLEASSGWVIQESSIAMKGFTLTEIHAICYKLRHTIVDGSEDLSAQNSPNYYALLGHMTIKTPDQNFDYPPATAWLVEHQYVKWTSGSQGSKSLSVKITWKLKDGNDSTFPQYNIYMQKLAKQVAEHPSGKLEGGARIFLGTACLRAFYVSNFPVPTGISTLKFTIQVCSVDGACQNLDDSPSFLLDVEG